A window of Dehalococcoidales bacterium genomic DNA:
GGCTGGCGGGGGGGTGGACAAAGTGATTGATGCCATTAAACTAGAACGTGTTAGAGTGGAAAAGTTTGGCGAAGATTTAATGATTAGCGGCTATACCACAACCACTAAAAACCAGCTTTCCCGTAGCTCTCAATAAGGGGGGAAATGTTTACCGGGATTGTGGAGGAGATCGGCAGGGTAGTTGCAGCGTCGTCGGGGGACCTGGTCATCGGGGCTGATAGTATTCTCCCGGGGATGAAACTGGGCGAGAGTATCGCGGTTAACGGGGTTTGCCTGACGATAACCGGCTTTAAGGCTGATTCCTTTGTCACCGACCTGATGCCCGAGACGTTACAACGGTCGAATCTAGGACTACTTTCGGCCGGCGATAGGGTCAATCTGGAACGCCCTCTAGCTCTGGGGGGGCGGTTAGGCGGGCATTTAGTTCAGGGCCATATCGATGCTACCGGCA
This region includes:
- a CDS encoding dihydrofolate reductase family protein, which encodes REITSVLVEGGGILTGSLFDYRLIDKVIAFVAPIIIGGQEAKTPVAGGGVDKVIDAIKLERVRVEKFGEDLMISGYTTTTKNQLSRSSQ